A region of Nostoc sp. 'Peltigera membranacea cyanobiont' N6 DNA encodes the following proteins:
- a CDS encoding PAS domain-containing protein, with the protein MLSVRQKYLVGKPLILFIAQQDRQIFSCLINNSQEIEDCVIEIKPRVDTPFPASIRASPVYDSQENLVGWRWLLRDISEAKQAQEQVAKRTVELAKANQQLLSEITEHKRAKSQLLHLAFHDVLTGLPNRALFMNRLEDAVNYSKRHSEYLFAVLFLDLNSSVSLGCDSCGCGMWALTLITANIREFSRVPNLKVENWLEPR; encoded by the coding sequence ATGCTCTCTGTGAGACAAAAATATCTGGTAGGTAAACCATTAATTCTGTTTATTGCTCAACAAGACCGCCAGATATTTAGCTGCCTGATAAATAATTCGCAGGAGATAGAGGACTGCGTAATTGAGATAAAGCCACGGGTGGATACCCCCTTTCCTGCTAGTATCAGGGCATCTCCAGTGTATGACTCACAAGAAAATTTGGTAGGCTGGCGTTGGTTGCTGCGTGATATCAGCGAAGCTAAACAAGCACAAGAACAAGTGGCAAAACGCACAGTGGAACTGGCAAAAGCAAATCAGCAATTGCTGAGTGAAATTACAGAGCATAAACGAGCCAAGTCACAACTGCTACACCTTGCGTTTCACGATGTACTGACGGGACTCCCAAATCGCGCTTTATTTATGAACCGCTTAGAAGATGCTGTCAATTATTCCAAACGGCATTCAGAGTATCTATTTGCTGTCTTGTTTCTAGACCTAAATAGTTCCGTTTCTTTGGGGTGTGACAGTTGTGGGTGCGGAATGTGGGCTCTAACTCTCATTACCGCTAACATCCGTGAATTTTCTCGCGTTCCTAATTTAAAAGTAGAAAACTGGCTCGAACCTCGCTAA